The DNA region TCGGAAACCATTGGTTTTACATCCTTCGATCAAGGTTTCTTTGATGACCACCACTACTTGGCAAAGTTACATTAGTGATGTGATCAACGTCAAGTTGACACAAAAAAGTGTGTTGCAAAAAATTTAACTTTCCACTTGCCAAGGATGGGCCACCAGaggtaataaaaaatattatgacTACCAGACGAACTGAAAGAAGTAACTATTTAGAAAACATTACAAGTATCAACTGCTTACCTTTAACTTGGCTTCAAAACTTATAATTTATTTCAGACAGATAGTGATTGTAAATCTATAGACCCAATGTCCTATGATGAAAACTCTTAGCACTTGAACTTTTAAacctttattataaatattttgttcgagtgtaaaatgccaaattttttaaatttatatttgaaaacTGTTAATCTTTGGAAGCTTTACTTGAATTCGTTATAAATAATCAGGGAAAACATTGGTACTCACTATCTTTGCGCAGGTCAATATTGCATACATCAAGCATTTTTATAAGAAGCACAATCAAATGCATGTCAATTTAATCGACACTTCGCTTATGTAAAAATCATTCTTTCTAACAAATAATCAAACAAGCACTCATTCATTCATAGGGAACTGCATGCGTCAAGAGGGGTGAACGCAGCGGTGTCTTTATTAGTGTTCCACTGTAAACTCGTAAATATTTATTGACAGTCTGCTCCATACCTCCGCTCCTTCTGTCTGTACATATTTAACCTCTTGATTGTTGCACGATCTCTCATATTGTTGCCTCCAGCTCCCTTGGGTCGATCTTAAatcaattaaaacatttcatgacTGATTATTATATTAGAACTAACAATACAAtatagtacaaaataaaaagactCGATTGGTCTCATATTAACAGATCGATAAAACGCTTCTTCTAAAAGTTATGTAGAACGTCTTGTCATCTTGGATACACAAATATATTTCTCACAGGGTTTCTAATTTCCCATTACATTAAGGTCCACATTCGTATCAAAAAGTATTAGAATGATCACCTGGGTTGGTGCTGGAGGTCGAAGGGTTAATTGTACTTTTCCCTTTAAACCGTGGCTTCAccatttttaaacagatttttttttaaaccctgaGAAAGAAACGAGTATCTTTTCTACACGTTTAACTTGTTCTTCAGCGATCTTGGTTCCAAGTAATCCACGTGGTACACGGACTCTGAGGGCAGGAAGACGCGTTAAAATAAAGACGACGAAGTTCCGTGTTTATTCAAATCGTCATCATTATGCGCCACTAGGGCAAGCCTGTCATTCATCAGTTGACAAATACGCATGCGTGTCATTCTTTGTGGACGTCATTGTGACGCAACCTGGAGAAAATATCCTCGTTTCTTTAGATGTATTTACATTTGGTTTGTAGTACACGTGCCTTAAGCgcatgtgttttccttttttagaaattaaaattgtcACAAGACTGATTATTTGCATTTCAGTTTGCTCTTTGTATTATTGTAAACTTTGATTTTTTAAGAGGTTTGTTAACTTAATTTTATATCTTCCACCGTGAATTAATATTATGTTGTGAATTAACTCGTATAAACATCAGACATGTAGAGCGAGTTTTGAATTGTGAACCTTTTACAGCATAGTTATCTTGATAATTGACAGTCTCAATCCATCCGGAATACGCTAAAATATAATTACATCAAGGAAcaatattaattttgatttttttttttcttttattttatagccACAAACAGATGTCACAAGAACCAACGTTGTCCGTTCTCAATGCCTTGAAAAACTGCTTTCGAGTCATCGAGCGTCAGCAGCATAACTGGAGCAACAATTTGGCAGAATGCACCTCTTTAATAATTTCTCTCGGTAATCTGGGGGAACAATTGCAGTCGTGTAATAAGGTCGATTTTAAAGGAACACCTCTACAAGACTTTCCTCAGCTGAAGCAGCGGCTGACCTACAAACTCAACCAAGCATTGGGTGTAGTGCTGGGAAAGCTAGCGGACAAGCTGTAAGTACAACTACGGGCAAACATCATTTTTGTGGATTTCCAATCATAAAAgagtttttgaaaatgaaagagcagataaGTTAGCAAAACATTCTTTCAATAGAACAGACGTAGACTTTAGGTCCTTTaggaaaatatgaatttaaatgtataattaaaaagGCAGTTTTTAGGGAATGCAAAAACGTTTCAGAGAATAATGATAAATagtaagaaaaaagaataaattgtgTCCTCAGCTTAGAAAGGAATAGTTTTTAATAGATTAAGTCTTGGAAATGTTGGTCTGAATCAGTGAACTTGATCCAGCTATTGCTATATACTTAAAGAGCTCAAAATTCTGAGGCTTTCTTACTGAAGATGTTGTGCTGTGAACCAGTGTACTGAACTCCTTTCATCTTGCAAAGTGGACTGATATTGAAGGGACGCAAAAAAcagcttaataaaaattttacaaaacaaagtaCCTAATCATTTGCCGAATAATTGTTTAGAAAACGCTGACCTTTGTTACAGATTAATAAGTTGATGGTAGAGTGGTCAAACTTGAAAGAATTTATAGGAAAAAGActgtttagtttttattaaactagattagatatactttattcgGTCTCAAAAgggaaaactttacagaagctcaagggaagaaaaatgcacacaatgACTTCTTGCTTAGGTAATGAAGAGCCGCTGCTGTCAATAACATGCTTATaggtggaggtaagatggtgagACCTGTCCAGGTGTACCACAGATCAAAGGTCTTAGTTGAATACACCAAAATGTTACACTAATTATTTGCAATTGCACCCAACCAAAAAACAGAGGCAACATTTCCCATAAACCTATAATCcccaagtaaaacaaaacaaaattcaggcCCCTTATTTTCTAAGTGTCTTATTGTTCCCTAAAGGCACAATGTTTAGGTACTCTGTGCTCACAATCTATAGTTACAAAGGTAAAATAAAACTGTTCTTGCTGATCATAACTTTCGTCTTATCTTCCTAAATGAAAGCCCAGTGGATATACTTTCACTATGTCACCAGTTCCCCTTTTGTAAGTATTTAGTCATGGATGTCTAATTTTTAAAGGGGTTTCTTTTGATTGCTCCACTCACTTTGCTTGTTATTCTTGTTGCTGAATTCTTCTAATTTGATTTGCCTTTAAGTTGCATCATGCTCTTTCTTATAATGTTTTGACTTAAACTGAGCAATGAACTATAATTGGATTTCACCAGTCCTCCATCCCCTCCTCAGATTCACAAAACGTTTTACTTTGTGTAGGGCAAAGTTCTCATTAAGGCTTCTAATTGTCTCCTAGTAACAATAAGAGTGTGTAGTCCACCTCTGGTAAGTCCTTTGACCCTCTGTGCTTTAAACGATaccttttaaatttaatttaaattccaTAGGTTGCAATAGTCCAGCCATTGCCTTAAACACAATGATTTAAGCATCATTCCTTTAGTAATTCATGGCACCCTGACCTCTTTGAACAACTATAGCTGAATCTTTACTGACTGTaacagttttattaattttttttaacatttcaataaCTTTACTATGATCCTTTTCATAAGTCATGTATAGAAACAAGAATCAGATTTGCTTATTAGGTATTGGACAGATATAGAGTATCCATTACTGAATTGGCCTTTGCTTTAACATTCTGATAAAGATTGTTATGACTTTGCTGACCTTGtctttttttacagaaatacaattaGTCTTTCAGTATTAGGACATTGAGTTccaagacaaaataaatattctgttGACCTTCAtaacattttctgaaatgttactTGTTTTCTTGCAGGAGTGCCTTACAAGTTGTTCGAGATTCTATTAGTAACCAGGTGGTCTCTGTGTTTCAACTGTATGAGAACAACTCAGAGAAGATTAGTCTGAGTGCCTCTTTGAGGCGGTTGGCTGTTATTCCATCATTGGCAGATATGTTAGAGTGGCTACAGGACATTGACAGGTTTTACCGTAACCAGTATCCTCCTGAACAATAAACTTTAGTGTGAGTAACAATAAATTTGTGCATCAGGGTGGTAGCATGTGTAGTATATTTATTAATACAGTCAATATAAACTAAGGAATATACACACAAATTCCATAAAGATATACTACAGCACTTCTAAACATGGATGTGCAAGACTTATTTTTATGCATACCATATTTGTATAATCCTTGACAAATTATGATGATATCTGAAGAGGAAGCTGATGCTGCAGATGGTAAGCCCTGAAAATATGAGCTACATAGTGGAACTCCCAAAGTTGTGGAAGGCTTTGGAAAGACAGCAAGAACACAACTTGACTCAAGGTAATTAATTTTTATAGAAGCTTTGTTTTAACTTAAACTGTATTATAGCTTATATCATATTTTTGTGCACGTAATAAGTTGTCATGGAAGGCACAATATTACTCTTTCTGAAGTAGAATATGACAACAGCTGTCATCTAAACACTTTATGATAAATCTGTGTTTTGTGCCTTATCTTTCACCAAAGTGTATTTTTGAAATACTCTGatttaaaaatagagaaaaataacaCCAGCAAATAGTCTCCAGGCAGCCACCTATGGGgaatatatacgaggggggacccaaaaataaccggaattttgttgttgttaggttatttatttatttccggttatttttgggtcccccctcgtgtgtgtgtatatatatatatatatatatatatatatatatatatatatataactaactaCTCACttggtttctgtttttcatttagaAACATTAATGAAGATTGCTTTTTTCATGGATTCTTCTTGAACAGGATTCATTAGAAAAGACTGAAAAGCCCAGCTCCAAAGATTCTGATGCAGGAATGTTGAATGCAACATTTACAAGAGACTTTCTTTTTTaaccaagaaaaatatttatatatctgtgTTAATGTCTGAATTGTATTTTTACTTTCAGCTCTCTTATCAGGCAGTATTAGAGAGTGTGTACCATaaagaattttattattttttttagaattcaaCAAAATATAGAAAGTGTAAAACAATCTAAGTCCGAAATAAACATGGCAGTGTGCTTTTCGTTTGCAGTTTTCTGGTCACATTTTTGTTATTCTGACAAatcagtttaaaatatttaaaatcgcATTCTGCCCTAAAGTGTTTTTGAATTAATAGTCTTAATTGGTCCAGAGTCTTGAGCCTCCCTCCAGAATGCAAAGATACAATGCCAATAAAAGTGTTCATGCCCTTGAATCAGCagaaaaaagatttattaatgtCAGAGTGGaaattggtctaaattaattgcaacttcaaaaaactcaaaacaattgattgtataagtattcaccccctttaggTCAGTGTATTGACAGATGCTCCTTtggtagccatgacagccttgtgtGGACAAGTCTGTATgagctttgcacatctgaacaCTGCAGTAGTGTCAGGCTGCTTGTGTATCGTGAGGGAATAGCCCTTTTTCAAGTCCCATCAgaaattttcaattggatttgGATCTGAAATTATCTTGGTCACTCCAAGGGtattaacattattgtttttaagccattcatgTGTACCTTGGGGGTTGTTTTgtgggaaaataaatattttcccaAGGCATAGGTTTCTTTTGACCCTCTAACCTGACCTGTTGCAGAGAAACTCAGCCCCCagtatgatgttgccaccaccatgctttacagtggTCATGGTGTATTTTTGATAATGAGCAGTGTTTGACTTGTAAAGTTCAGTTTtttcagaccatagaaccttcttctagcGGACTGCCAAGTTTCCCATATGCCTTCTAGCACACTCTCTGTGCTTTCTTTTTCCCACTTTTCCATAAAGCTGTGATTGATTTCTGCACAGTCTTTTCAGTctcagccactgtagcttgtaacttctTCAGGGTTCTCATTCGTGTCTTGGTGGCCTTCCACAGCAGTGTGTGttttgcatgatcactcagtttttgcagATGTCCTATtccaggcagatttacagctattCTGCATGCTTTCCATTTCTTGATGACTGAGTTAACTGGACTCcaatggatattcagtgactggGATATTTTATTGTCTCCACCCTGTGACATGTGCTTTTGTTTTCGTGTCATAGCCTTGGCCATTTATACTACAAGCAAATGAAACCCCTTTACACACAGGTGGTCTCTATTTAGCTAATCCTGtgatttctaaaaccaattggctgctcTAGGTATgacttaggtgtgtcatattaaaggggtgaatacttaaaaaagtagtcaatgttttttgtgttttatatttgcaaatgATTTATACCACTTTAGAGATACTGTAgttgttttctctttgacatcaaagagtctttttctgttggtcagtATCAAAAAACCAGATGGAATTAACTAATTGTTTTATATAACAAAGTGTAAACACTTCCAAGGGGGCGAATACTTGTTATAGGCACTGTATGCATTTAAGTCAACTAGTGTGAGACTCTGTACTTTCATAATCAGCAATGAAACTGCATGGTTTGTCAGTTTTTGTGATGCTTTCAGATCTACTTTAAACaatgtttgcatttttctatAGTGaatacaatccaaaggcaatttaCAATTACAGAAACGTAGTCAGTGTTTTTACaggtggagcacaggcaggtaaggTAGCTttctcaggatcacagaaagaGTCAGCAATGGGAATTGGACCAACACTGAAATTTAAAGTGTTATGTTAGAGCCACTATTCTACACGGAATAACTACTGTATGTTACAAAAAGAGATGCATTGATTGTGTGTTTATAGAGCGACCTTTAGTGTGAGAGGAATTTGCAATAAAAAGTATACTGCTTAGCATACTTCATGTTTTCTAGAAATTTTGTAGAATGAATTCTGCCGTCAGATACAATGTAGATAGAAGTACACAAGCCTATTCGCTTTCTTATTATGAGCTTCTCCATAATAGAATTTTCTGTTTCATGCTCCAACTATTAGTTATCTGAAATAATTTGTTTTAgggaaaataaatttttattttgagtattgcataataacaaaatgcatttaattagcatattaaaataatattcttatTTTACAAATGGTTTCAGGATCAAATTTACATATAGTCCCTGTGACAGTTAATTTATAGGTGGCCACAAACAACATTAGCCATTTATTTGAACACCTACATGTTCATTATTTGGTGGGTGCTTAAAtggtttatttacatatatataaaggAGGATGGAACCTTAATAAAGAAAATCGGAACCAATGATCtatcaaacacatactgtatctttgcCAAGTGTCTCAGACGAGTTAAGTAAGCACAGTTGTGTAATCctaactttattttatacagttggTCTCCAGACTATCCCAGGATTCTTTACTGGTGTATAGTTGAGCACTGAATTGTGAAATAACTTGCTGAAGGACATTCTGAGTCAGTAATGATGAATGTACATGCAGCCATTTAATCCATCAACTGGCTACACACCGTCATATCCATTGCATAGGCTGCACAACCTGAAtaggaaagaaagaaacaagtttAAGTTAGGGGTTGTTTTAAAATCTAATGTAATATTTCAATTAAGAggacaataaatgtaaaaaaaaaattgctgtggCTTGTTATGATGTTGGTGCTATGCAGCATTTTCTCAGTAGGTGGCAGTGTTTGCCTTTCTTTTTGATACTCCATGGTGGCAGCATCTTTCTGAATCTGCTACCATTTGGTTGTTAAGTTACTTCTACATTATTACATAATTATACTTCATAAACACATCTGTTTATGagttataatatattaaatatgtaatcTTTAGcaaaagattttatatatttatcctAGTGACCCCAAAGAGAACAAAACCAAATATATAGATGGACTTTTGTATCATAGATTAACATTCATCTTAGTTCcagtcattggaaaaaaaaataattttaaaaattgagtGCAAATAATACTgacaagaatattaaaatatatacacttATTTAAAAGGAAACTGTAACCGTAAAGGAGAAGTATACTATTATATTCAAACGTTATGTATATATCTCTCTAATGCAACCCAATTAGAACAGATGAAAATCATCCAAGTAAGCAAACATGAATACATAATCAGTATCATCAATACAAAGACCCATAGACCAATTTCAGAACTGCACCTCAACAATAGTAAAATTCAGGCACCACCTTCATCACTTATCTTTGTCATAAGTTCACACTAGTGTGGTTCACAAACTAATGCAAAAAGTCAATGTTTGTAGAATCATTTCCCCACAAGGCTTATTTTTGTCCTTTAGGGATAGCTTGCATACCTGTAAATCTTATCATGATTGTGAAATATTTAGAAGTCACTCCATTCCGAACATGTTATTTGTATTGTTCCTACATATGTAATCATTCGTGAGGACCTTAACTGGCTAAGTGAttagcaaacaataaaaaaaaaatgaaacggaacatccattcatctattatccaacccgctatatcacgggggtctgctgaagccaatcccagccagcacagggtgcaaggcaggaaacaaatcccgggaagggtgccagccca from Erpetoichthys calabaricus chromosome 14, fErpCal1.3, whole genome shotgun sequence includes:
- the c19h1orf109 gene encoding ribosome biogenesis protein C1orf109 homolog isoform X1; amino-acid sequence: MRVILCGRHCDATWRKYPRFFRCIYICHKQMSQEPTLSVLNALKNCFRVIERQQHNWSNNLAECTSLIISLGNLGEQLQSCNKVDFKGTPLQDFPQLKQRLTYKLNQALGVVLGKLADKLSALQVVRDSISNQVVSVFQLYENNSEKISLSASLRRLAVIPSLADMLEWLQDIDRFYRNQYLKRKLMLQMVSPENMSYIVELPKLWKALERQQEHNLTQETLMKIAFFMDSS
- the c19h1orf109 gene encoding ribosome biogenesis protein C1orf109 homolog isoform X2, with the protein product MSQEPTLSVLNALKNCFRVIERQQHNWSNNLAECTSLIISLGNLGEQLQSCNKVDFKGTPLQDFPQLKQRLTYKLNQALGVVLGKLADKLSALQVVRDSISNQVVSVFQLYENNSEKISLSASLRRLAVIPSLADMLEWLQDIDRFYRNQYLKRKLMLQMVSPENMSYIVELPKLWKALERQQEHNLTQETLMKIAFFMDSS